One window of the Dioscorea cayenensis subsp. rotundata cultivar TDr96_F1 chromosome 24, TDr96_F1_v2_PseudoChromosome.rev07_lg8_w22 25.fasta, whole genome shotgun sequence genome contains the following:
- the LOC120252852 gene encoding cytochrome c-type biogenesis protein CcmE homolog, mitochondrial produces the protein MASRLLAARLRPLLRSTALLRPIPISQNLDPYLLRGLSTFPARRPPSRPRPIDIGARARQLQSRRLWTYALTFSCVAGFIVIVLANFQDQLVFYITPSDALQKFNADPSKSRFRLGGLVLEGSVVYPSSSPEMEFVITDLITDVLVRFEGSLPDLFREGHSVVVEGFVKPAPPEGFGSGPKVSEKARQIGCFFKATEVLAKHDEKYMPKEVAAALEKNKKLLEAEADAGAAGDGETRS, from the coding sequence GCCCCATTCCTATCTCCCAAAACCTAGATCCCTACCTCCTTCGTGGCCTCTCCACGTTCCCCGCCCGCCGCCCACCCTCCCGCCCTCGCCCAATTGACATCGGTGCTAGGGCACGGCAGCTCCAGTCCCGACGGCTCTGGACCTACGCGCTGACCTTCAGCTGCGTCGCCGGATTCATCGTCATCGTCCTCGCTAATTTCCAGGACCAACTCGTCTTCTACATCACCCCCTCCGATGCCCTGCAGAAGTTCAACGCCGATCCATCCAAGTCCCGGTTTCGCCTCGGTGGTCTCGTCCTCGAGGGCAGCGTCGTGTACCCCAGCTCATCCCCAGAGATGGAGTTCGTCATTACCGATCTCATCACTGACGTCCTCGTCCGCTTTGAGGGCTCGTTGCCGGATCTTTTCCGGGAGGGGCACTCAGTGGTGGTAGAGGGTTTCGTGAAGCCGGCTCCTCCGGAAGGGTTCGGGTCGGGGCCCAAAGTCTCGGAGAAGGCCAGGCAAATTGGGTGTTTCTTCAAAGCCACGGAGGTGCTTGCGAAGCACGACGAGAAGTACATGCCCAAAGAGGTTGCTGCCGCGCTtgagaagaacaagaagttgTTAGAGGCCGAGGCTGATGCCGGAGCAGCCGGAGATGGTGAAACTAGGAGCTGA